The Bernardetia litoralis DSM 6794 genome includes a window with the following:
- the hslV gene encoding ATP-dependent protease subunit HslV, giving the protein MKQRIKSTTVLAISHNGQIAIGADGQATMGNTVAKSTVKKIRKIADGKVVTGFAGSTADAFTLLERFEEKLNSHGGNVKRSAIELAKDWRTDRYLRKLEAMMIIVDKNGILNISGSGDVIEPDEEVESIGSGSMYAKSAALALKRHAPHLTAEEMVKEALTIAADICIYTNHNFMIEVL; this is encoded by the coding sequence ATGAAACAAAGAATAAAATCAACAACAGTTCTTGCTATCTCTCATAACGGACAAATTGCCATCGGTGCAGACGGACAAGCAACAATGGGAAACACAGTAGCCAAATCTACTGTCAAAAAAATTCGTAAAATTGCAGATGGAAAAGTAGTTACAGGTTTTGCAGGCTCAACAGCCGATGCCTTCACACTCTTAGAACGCTTCGAAGAGAAATTAAATTCTCACGGAGGAAATGTAAAACGTTCTGCCATAGAACTTGCAAAAGATTGGCGTACAGACCGTTACCTTCGTAAGTTGGAAGCAATGATGATTATTGTAGATAAAAATGGAATCCTAAATATTTCGGGTTCGGGTGATGTTATTGAGCCAGATGAAGAAGTAGAATCAATTGGGTCAGGAAGTATGTATGCAAAATCTGCTGCTCTAGCTCTTAAAAGACATGCTCCACATTTGACAGCCGAAGAAATGGTAAAAGAAGCCTTAACTATCGCTGCTGATATTTGTATTTATACCAATCATAATTTTATGATAGAAGTTCTTTAA
- the lptB gene encoding LPS export ABC transporter ATP-binding protein: protein MVLRAENIVKRYGGRTVVNGVSIEVNQGEIVGVLGPNGAGKTTSFYMIVGLVKPNSGKIFLDDRDITKLPMFRRSQLGIGYLAQEASVFRELTVEENILAPLQMRNLSKQEQKDKMEELIEEFRLKRFKKTKGKLLSGGERRRAEIARAVATNPNFILLDEPFAGVDPIAVENIQMLVAKLKQKNIGVLITDHNANETLSICDRVYIMFEGDPFASGTPEEVSADNRVKDVYFGRQYEYKRKIFDFDTDFNDEV from the coding sequence ATGGTTTTAAGAGCAGAAAATATAGTAAAACGCTATGGAGGCAGAACTGTCGTAAATGGTGTTTCGATAGAAGTAAATCAAGGCGAGATTGTAGGTGTTTTAGGGCCAAATGGTGCAGGAAAAACAACTTCTTTTTATATGATTGTAGGATTGGTAAAGCCCAATAGTGGCAAAATATTTCTTGATGATAGAGATATTACCAAACTTCCTATGTTTCGTCGTTCGCAGCTTGGTATTGGATATTTGGCGCAAGAAGCCTCTGTTTTTAGAGAACTTACTGTTGAGGAAAATATTCTTGCTCCTTTACAAATGCGAAATTTGTCAAAGCAAGAACAAAAAGATAAAATGGAAGAGCTTATCGAAGAATTTCGTTTGAAGCGTTTCAAGAAAACAAAAGGTAAACTACTTTCTGGTGGAGAGCGTCGTCGTGCTGAAATTGCCAGAGCAGTAGCCACAAATCCAAATTTTATCTTATTAGATGAGCCTTTTGCTGGTGTCGATCCTATTGCCGTAGAAAATATTCAAATGCTTGTCGCAAAATTAAAACAAAAAAATATTGGTGTACTTATTACAGACCACAATGCAAATGAAACATTATCAATTTGTGATAGAGTCTATATTATGTTTGAGGGCGATCCTTTTGCAAGTGGAACTCCTGAAGAAGTTTCAGCAGATAACCGAGTAAAAGATGTTTATTTTGGTCGTCAATATGAATACAAACGCAAAATATTTGATTTTGATACTGATTTTAACGATGAAGTTTAA
- a CDS encoding nucleotidyltransferase family protein: protein MLKNLHQIWKKHNIQKVYLFGSYSRNEQKPSSDIDFLIEHDIGFSLFDLIKLQLDLEKKLQIDIDLISNNSISKYVKNSINKDKILIYSQNRKFQKTELQQND, encoded by the coding sequence ATGCTAAAAAATTTACATCAAATTTGGAAAAAACACAACATTCAAAAGGTTTATTTATTCGGTTCATATTCTCGCAATGAACAGAAACCAAGTAGTGATATAGATTTTTTGATAGAACATGATATTGGTTTTTCTTTATTTGATTTAATAAAATTACAATTAGACTTGGAAAAAAAATTACAAATTGATATAGATTTAATTAGTAATAATTCTATTTCGAAATATGTAAAAAATTCTATAAATAAAGATAAAATACTTATTTATTCACAAAATAGAAAATTTCAAAAAACAGAATTGCAGCAAAATGATTAG
- a CDS encoding D-sedoheptulose-7-phosphate isomerase → MNKNFINTRIQESIATKERIMTNEPLLKSIEKAAQAWKTTFEKGGKVLFCGNGGSAADAQHISAELSGRFYKDRKPLFAEALHVNSSYLTAVGNDYGYDIVFERMVQAMGREGDVLVAISTSGNSPNIVKAVEAANKIGMITIGMTGSKGGKLKEICDIILNVPSDDTPRIQESHILVGHILCEWVELALFE, encoded by the coding sequence ATGAACAAAAATTTCATAAACACACGCATACAAGAAAGCATCGCTACAAAAGAGCGAATCATGACCAATGAACCTTTATTAAAAAGTATTGAAAAAGCTGCACAGGCTTGGAAAACAACTTTTGAAAAAGGGGGAAAAGTTCTTTTTTGTGGAAATGGTGGAAGTGCTGCCGATGCACAACATATTTCTGCCGAACTTTCTGGACGTTTTTATAAAGACAGAAAACCTCTTTTTGCCGAAGCCTTGCATGTCAATTCTTCGTATCTGACAGCCGTAGGAAATGATTATGGCTATGATATTGTTTTTGAAAGAATGGTACAGGCAATGGGACGAGAAGGCGATGTTTTGGTAGCGATTTCTACTTCTGGAAATTCTCCAAATATTGTAAAAGCTGTTGAGGCAGCCAATAAAATTGGAATGATTACGATAGGAATGACAGGAAGCAAAGGAGGAAAACTAAAAGAAATTTGTGATATAATTTTGAATGTTCCTTCTGATGATACGCCACGCATACAAGAAAGTCATATTTTGGTAGGACATATTTTGTGCGAATGGGTAGAATTGGCTTTATTTGAATAA
- a CDS encoding ABC transporter ATP-binding protein, whose product MNEVIHTENISRRYKMGDEIIHALKSVSISINFGEYVAFMGPSGSGKSTLMNIIGCLDTPTSGSYILNKRDVSRLSEDELAEIRNKEIGFVFQTFNLLPRASSLDNVALPLIYAGYNKKERDEKAKKALEDVGLGTRYHHKPNELSGGQRQRVAIARALINSPSIILADEPTGNLDTKTSYEIMNLFAELHKQGNTIIMVTHEEDIANYAHRVVFMRDGNIESDKINENPTQVNLIDLAKKD is encoded by the coding sequence ATGAACGAAGTAATCCACACAGAAAATATATCAAGGCGTTATAAAATGGGAGATGAAATTATTCATGCTCTCAAATCGGTTTCTATTTCTATTAATTTTGGCGAATATGTAGCTTTTATGGGGCCTTCTGGTTCTGGAAAATCTACGCTGATGAATATTATTGGTTGTTTGGACACGCCTACAAGTGGTTCGTATATTCTCAACAAACGTGATGTAAGTCGTTTATCAGAAGATGAATTGGCAGAAATTAGAAATAAAGAAATAGGTTTTGTCTTCCAGACTTTCAATCTTTTGCCTCGTGCGTCTTCTTTAGATAATGTAGCTTTGCCTTTGATTTATGCAGGTTATAATAAAAAAGAACGAGATGAAAAAGCAAAAAAAGCATTGGAAGATGTAGGGTTAGGAACTCGTTATCATCACAAACCAAACGAGCTTTCAGGTGGACAAAGACAGCGTGTAGCCATTGCAAGGGCATTAATAAACAGTCCTAGTATTATTTTGGCAGATGAACCAACAGGAAATTTGGACACAAAAACGTCTTATGAAATTATGAATTTGTTTGCCGAATTGCACAAACAAGGAAATACAATTATTATGGTTACGCACGAAGAGGATATTGCAAATTATGCGCACCGTGTTGTTTTTATGCGTGATGGAAATATTGAAAGTGATAAGATAAATGAAAATCCAACACAAGTAAATTTGATAGATTTGGCTAAGAAAGACTAG
- a CDS encoding DUF6728 family protein, with the protein MQKSDTDTMRSEKVMSSKRNTLKDYFSLMPVLTYFFTKKNPKNFNVRAMHTINKISISVFVLGMLFFIIKKIFLS; encoded by the coding sequence ATGCAAAAATCAGATACAGATACTATGCGTTCTGAAAAAGTAATGTCTTCAAAAAGAAATACGCTAAAAGATTACTTCTCTTTGATGCCTGTTTTGACTTACTTTTTTACAAAGAAAAATCCAAAAAATTTCAATGTTCGTGCAATGCACACCATTAATAAAATTTCAATTAGTGTATTTGTATTGGGTATGCTTTTCTTTATTATTAAAAAAATATTCTTGTCTTAA